One genomic window of Pirellulales bacterium includes the following:
- a CDS encoding AarF/UbiB family protein, producing the protein MFNWNSLLDEDAIAAVLSEGYARFLQPIREGLIVFLEGLPVAHQQEILARQASLPLTATISQRLALLARSCPVLHKLGQVLARDQRLAPEFRQHLRQLESFPPTATEDTIRVTLTRELGPLEQRGVRLVFPAIAEASVAIVIPFVDAACVGNRRAGCASPSNGVFKMLKPGIEERLELELELLTKVGSYLDQRCLALGIPHLDYEELFAQIREKLQSEVLLNEEQRHLAQAALFYADEPNIHIPALMPYCTSRVTAMERVTGSKVTDHQLVDRLDCRRLAELVIRALLAKPFFSRDKRAMFHCDPHAGNLFLTDENRLAILDWSLVGRLSEGEQTAMVQLLQAAVTLNFQQMVSILNGLAVRKPPDQPALAKVVQARLRSLRQGQFPGFSWLIGLLDDAAYSAKLRLPADLMLLRKSLHTLEGVLAELGAQDFQIDQVLVAEFLKNFAAEWPQRWLSPPNTRDFATHLSNFDLTAMCLNYPAAIAQFWLGQSADLLETRGTTSKLNANVSLEDQARPQGANHHVADC; encoded by the coding sequence ATGTTCAATTGGAACTCCCTCCTCGACGAAGATGCAATAGCGGCGGTCCTTTCCGAAGGGTATGCACGCTTCCTGCAACCCATTCGGGAAGGACTAATTGTTTTTTTGGAAGGGCTGCCCGTCGCTCACCAGCAGGAAATCCTGGCACGGCAAGCATCCCTGCCGCTGACGGCCACCATTTCGCAACGTTTGGCCCTCCTGGCTCGCAGTTGCCCGGTGTTGCACAAGCTCGGCCAGGTTTTGGCCCGCGACCAGCGTCTGGCCCCGGAATTTCGCCAACATTTGCGGCAACTGGAATCGTTCCCGCCCACGGCCACCGAAGACACCATCCGAGTAACCCTCACTCGCGAGCTTGGCCCACTGGAGCAGCGTGGCGTGCGGCTCGTATTTCCAGCCATTGCCGAAGCCAGTGTAGCGATCGTTATTCCCTTCGTTGATGCTGCCTGCGTCGGAAACCGCCGCGCGGGTTGCGCCAGCCCGTCAAATGGCGTTTTCAAAATGCTCAAGCCAGGCATCGAAGAACGCCTCGAATTGGAACTGGAACTTTTAACCAAGGTCGGTTCCTATCTCGACCAGCGCTGCCTGGCGCTGGGCATTCCCCATCTCGATTACGAAGAGTTGTTTGCCCAAATTCGCGAAAAATTGCAAAGCGAAGTGCTGCTCAACGAAGAACAACGCCATTTGGCGCAAGCCGCCCTCTTCTATGCCGACGAGCCAAACATCCACATTCCCGCCCTCATGCCCTATTGCACATCACGAGTCACGGCGATGGAGCGGGTCACCGGCTCAAAGGTCACCGACCATCAATTGGTCGACCGGCTCGACTGCCGCCGGCTTGCAGAATTAGTGATTCGCGCCCTGCTTGCCAAACCCTTTTTTTCCCGCGACAAGCGGGCCATGTTTCACTGCGATCCGCATGCGGGCAATTTATTTCTGACCGATGAAAATCGGCTCGCAATTTTAGATTGGAGCCTCGTAGGCCGGCTAAGTGAAGGCGAACAAACGGCAATGGTTCAACTACTGCAAGCCGCGGTAACGCTCAACTTTCAGCAAATGGTCTCCATTCTAAATGGTTTGGCTGTGCGAAAACCGCCCGATCAACCGGCCCTGGCCAAGGTGGTGCAGGCTCGGCTCCGAAGTCTCCGGCAAGGTCAATTTCCCGGGTTTTCCTGGTTAATCGGATTGCTCGACGACGCGGCCTACTCCGCCAAATTACGCTTACCCGCCGATCTTATGCTGCTGCGAAAATCATTGCATACCTTAGAAGGCGTCCTGGCGGAACTTGGCGCCCAGGATTTCCAAATCGACCAGGTCTTAGTTGCCGAGTTTCTCAAAAACTTTGCGGCGGAATGGCCGCAGCGCTGGCTCTCGCCGCCCAACACGCGCGACTTTGCCACCCACCTGTCAAACTTCGACTTAACCGCCATGTGCTTGAACTACCCCGCGGCCATCGCCCAATTCTGGCTGGGCCAAAGTGCCGATCTGTTGGAGACACGTGGCACAACGAGTAAACTGAACGCAAACGTGTCGCTTGAGGATCAGGCCCGCCCCCAAGGAGCCAATCACCATGTCGCGGATTGTTGA